Proteins co-encoded in one Papilio machaon chromosome 24, ilPapMach1.1, whole genome shotgun sequence genomic window:
- the LOC106716227 gene encoding complexin isoform X2 has translation MNFLGAVGGDGDDSDDKEKEEEAERERQEAIREAEERRKEKHRKMEEEREKMRQEIRDKYKIPKKEEMVEQQQAEPDNPLMRKKKTPEELAAEAELEDQDEFTKLKNTIETQVNELKSQIESKCVMQ, from the exons GTGCAGTTGGCGGTGATGGTGATGACAGCGATGATAAGGAGAAGGAAGAAGAAGCGGAACGTGAACGGCAGGAGGCCATCCGTGAGGCCGAGGAGCGCCGCAAGGAGAAGCATCGCAAGATGGAGGAGGAGAGGGAGAAGATGAGGCAGGAGATCAGGGATAAG TACAAAATCCCCAAGAAGGAGGAGATGGTGGAGCAGCAGCAGGCGGAGCCCGACAATCCGCTCATGAGGAAGAAGAAGACGCCCGAGGAACTCGCCGCAGAGGCCGAGCTGGAGGACCAGGATGAATTCACTA aacTGAAAAATACCATCGAAACGCAAGTGAACGAATTGAAATCTCAGATCGAGAGCAAGTGCGTGATGCAGTGA
- the LOC106716208 gene encoding uncharacterized protein LOC106716208 encodes MASSLSPAYLRIAGPSTSHITFTNFTISIQDPQTTMNKDDYIQNYHSLSTNEKDGTNERFSMSHKQWAKFVHWAKKTGFDLVFALNNQIKTSSGMWDPNSALITMSVAEKVKVGDIYWQLGYECANQSIEEYINDLETLRVMVETFPAASASWKVVAGDVAPCLQPDSQSDFKDFVTLSNDMLDAIFLNGNSSAQQLEKMSEMDRVRLLRVLSNSATPLWLTEQVQWRRQLQRAADWLASLGYAARNGFSVHFRELLEEELHEPTLSFYMALIYKNLVGERVLNVNMTASQATLFAHCSSLRQQPVSGAITLYGANMDDEAARFSLKLSKREDGGDIMQFIFGHDSTGNIVVNGRAMYLEGDIRPVVKRVRPYKTLLINLPPKSFGFWVLANTKVEACIYKDVNKELSEDLLVDKENINAKNVIKSRRSLRNKRDIVDLDKSLDVSYEHYPITEFEVNNTMTNLRKQINNLNKELKNFHEYLTNKKEEKELPIRFRRQADYKENLQKINRKGLKSKYFRNERDRFDLKSNFLDKLIAFKNEKLSKINKIRFNRKNVKRSNKVSSAEYDDLNEERGERRRRSVLNDQTLNNMDNSKRIINEKNNLYMSIENEIDSDDNHFPVDDVLNKLKGSLRHLPFKKEKENIDNESEFNELILKTKLSEDGAVINISEKANHGLLRSTFEDLIAILSDFNKQLNRFWSVFTVLE; translated from the exons ATGGCGTCATCTCTAAGTCCTGCATATCTACGAATAGCTGGACCATCCACCTCTCATATAACATTTACCAACTTTACGATATCCATTCAAGATCCACAAACAACCATGAATAAAGACGACTATATACAAAACTATCATTCACTCTCTACCAATGAAAAAGACGGAACGAATGAACGGTTTTCTATGAGTCATAAACAATGGGCCAAGTTTGTACATTGGGCTAAAAAGACCGGATTCGATTTAGTTTTCGctttaaacaatcaaattaaaacgTCGTCCGGTATGTGGGATCCTAATTCGGCTTTGATAACAATGAGTGTAGCTGAAAAGGTCAAAGTTGGTGATATTTATTGGCAGCTAGGTTatg AATGCGCAAACCAGTCGATCGAAGAGTACATCAATGACTTGGAGACTCTCCGCGTGATGGTGGAGACCTTCCCGGCAGCATCAGCGTCGTGGAAGGTGGTGGCAGGAGACGTCGCACCGTGCCTTCAGCCGGACTCCCAGAGCGATTTCAAGGACTTTGTCACTCTCTCTAATGATATGTTGGACGCTATATTCCTTAATGG taattCATCAGCTCAGCAACTAGAGAAGATGTCAGAGATGGACCGTGTGCGTCTGCTGCGTGTCCTCAGCAACAGCGCCACTCCGCTGTGGCTGACGGAGCAGGTGCAGTGGCGCAGGCAGCTGCAGCGCGCGGCGGACTGGCTGGCCAGCCTGGGTTATGCTGCCAGGAATGGTTTCTCTGTGCACTTTAGGGAACTGCTGGAGGAGGAGTTGCATGAGCCTACATTG AGTTTCTACATGGCGCTCATCTACAAGAATCTGGTGGGTGAACGTGTGCTCAACGTCAATATGACGGCGTCCCAAGCCACGCTGTTCGCACACTGTTCATCGCTGCGTCAGCAACCGGTGTCCGGGGCCATCACTCTTTACGGTGCGAACATGGACGATGAAGCGGCGAGATTCTCACTGAAACTATCTAAGAGAGAAGACGGTGGTGACATCATGCAGTTTATATTCGGTCATGATAGTACCGG TAACATAGTGGTGAATGGGAGAGCTATGTATTTAGAAGGAGACATCCGTCCTGTGGTCAAACGTGTTAGACCTTACAAAACACTGTTGATCAATCTTCCACCAAAATCATTCGGATTTTGGGTGCTGGCGAATACTAAAGTCGAAGCCTGTATTTACAAAGATGTTAATAAAGAGCTAAGTGAAGATCTATTAGTTGATAAGGAAAATATCAAcgcaaaaaatgttattaaatccAGAAGATCACTAAGAAACAAGCGCGATATCGTTGATTTAGACAAATCACTTGATGTTTCTTACGAGCATTACCCAATCACGGAGTTTGAAGTAAACAATACTATGACTAACTTACGCAAACAGATAAACAACTTAAATAAAGAGTTAAAAAACTTTCACGAATATTTGACTAATAAAAAAGAGGAAAAGGAATTACCAATTAGATTTAGAAGACAAGCGGATTACAaggaaaatttacaaaaaattaatagaaaaggTCTAAAATCAAAGTACTTTAGAAATGAACGTGACAGATTCGAtttgaaatcaaattttttgGATAAACTGATAGCATTTAAGAAcgaaaaattatcaaaaataaataagatcaGGTTTAACAGAAAGAATGTTAAACGATCTAATAAAGTAAGTTCTGCAGAATATGATGATTTAAATGAAGAGAGGGGAGAGAGAAGACGTCGAAGCGTGTTAAATGACCaaactttaaataacatgGATAATAGTAAAAggattataaatgaaaaaaataatttatacatgtCAATAGAAAATGAAATTGATTCGGACGATAATCATTTTCCTGTAGAcgatgtattaaataaattgaaagggAGTTTACGACATTTGCCATTTAAAAAAGAGAAAGAAAACATTGATAATGAATCagaatttaatgaattaattttaaaaacgaagTTGTCGGAAGATGGCGCTGTTATTAACATCAGTGAGAAAGCAAATCACGGACTTCTGAGGTCCACTTTTGAAGATTTAATTGCTATATTAtcagattttaataaacaattaaatagattttggaGCGTATTTACTGTATTAgagtaa